A segment of the Paramisgurnus dabryanus chromosome 5, PD_genome_1.1, whole genome shotgun sequence genome:
AATTAAATTCACTTGTTACCTTCattttatacaaaatatttacaATGTACTTGTGATTAACACTGTAAAGGTCAGATCTACTTAAAACATTACTTCAATTagtaacacttaaaaaataattttctcattttaagtGAAAAATCTTAGGTGAAtaaactttgaaaaaattacTTACTTATTAGGTGTTAGCTTTGTAAACTTGTGAGAACATTTAAGTTGacaaaataattgaaataattttttaagttaatccaactcactttatacagtgtataaatttaaaatataattattgattaaaaaattaataacatGTCTGACTTTTTTGTCATTTGAaggacacaaaataataaaagacatCACAGTGGTGGAGACAAACTACACAGATTACAGTTTGGTCCTTAAATATAAAGGCATGGATAAAGAGTACACTCAGTTAGCCCTGTATGGTAAGTCAATAATGTTGCACTATCTTTATATCATCCATTAAAAACAtgcttattaatatttataatattgcTTTCAGGGCGATCGGCCACACCAACACCAGAGGTGATTGAGAAATTCAGATCCTTTGCATTGACACTGGGATTTTCTGAAGAGTCCATTGTGACCCCGGGAGCCATTGGTAAGTTTAAGTATTAAGTGTATAatataacataaacaaacatgaTCTGTAAATGTCAAACTGTAACCAATTGCCGGGAAAAAATAATCTGCATTGACTTAGATGACGTCTGTATGATCCATGTGATGTTGTGACCTTAAATAAGGCCTCTGAAGTTtgctaaataaacaaaatgggATACAAATACACACAGACCAAACAAACTACTCTTGAGGGGGTCACTCACTGTTGCCTATTTATGCTTGTCctattaaattacataatatttacacaaaaaaaataatatttatttattttcagatCCCTGTCCCATGGAGTCAAGGTATGAATGAATACTTCTAGATGCATAAGGGGGGAGACCAGTGTTAGTTGTGTATATAGGCTAATACAGTACCTGtaacacacactgtttctgttaatctcatgttaatctttaGTGCTTATAGAGTAGAATTGCATTAAGTCTTTACTtatatcagatttataaaagacagatcagctgtaccGATTCTTTACATATAAACCCGAGCTCCTGTAGGGGGGCTGAGGGAGTCGCAAGCAAAACACACGCACAaattatcccactatctctggtTTACTTGTTTTTCACTTCATTTCCCttttcatttacattatatgcactaaTGTGCCGGTTGCCAACAAAACATAGACATTTGATACAGTTTTGCGTACCGCCTGCGATTTATGACCCGGTTGGAACTGCCCgatttcaatgaaatccagcatTTGACAAACGCACACaaatttccctcacaaacaacaacaccaCACTTCTTTAGTGACGTTTATTTTgtgtcagctcttggttggtgtgtgtgtgtgctattcCAGTTAaaatgcccatataaggacttccactgtacttcctgctCTGAAATTtcccataaaagaaataaagcaagattgttacgtatgaatctttcatgttctgaaaaaaaattcagaacttgtacgaacccttaAGTAATACTCAGTCATATGTCCAATCGctttttttaaactgtgggCGGGGCATGTTGTCAAACAATATTAGGTAAATTGTCACAGTGGGAAAATAAATGGCATTAAATTGTagattttaagacatttttgaGCAGTAAAACACAGAGATTCAGAAGAAATGTGATGGGTAACATGCAGATTTACTTGATACTGTATTGTACTAGAATATAGACATAAAGAcataagttaaaaatataaaaatgtctaCTAGCCTTGGTCTCCCctataaactcttaaaaataaaggttactaaaagtttttgttcgatgaaacggtctataataGAAATAAAATTAGGTGAGAACCTATAGCATCACTCAAAGAACCCCTttatagcacctttatttttaagagtgtaccaATAATGGCCCTGAATGTGAAATTTGTTTTAAACCACTTagtacattttcatttattgAATCTAAAATCTACACCACTGTTCACTCACCTGCAGGGCCACAGCAGAATTCAGAGAGGAGAAATCTGCACAAACAACTAATCAATCAATCTTTGGCACTGAGAATCTTTCCAAAGTGTGATTCGATAGCATGTGTTTAATGGGTAACTCGCTTTAACTTTATAACTAACTTTATACTTTCACCATCTTTCAGCCAGCTGCGGACCTTTGGTTACATATACTCAGTTTTGTTACACATTTGGGGAGCGGTGTTTGTTATAACACAAACAATCATTGAAGAAATGCAACTATATAACATCAGCAGTGTAACACAGATTGCGCCACAGTCTTAAACCACCAGGTGACGCTATTGTAACAGGACACAATCAAGACCGAAGCCACtgtttaaacactttttttgtttttagtgtATAACTTTTTGTGATACTGTATAATTATTACCATGTTTACATGTCAGGTTATTGTGATTTATTTACCACAGCATTTTCAGGTCTCGGGTACCGTATTGTTTTTACAAttaaaagaaccaaattgctgTAAAAGGTCACACACCTTAACTAACCCACACTTAATTTACCTACGTTGTTATTAACCTGTCTTGATACACAACAGGTTCTTGTTTCTCAGTACAAGAGGGTTATTTACAGTCCAAAATGTGTCCTTGGAAATGTAATATTATTACTGTATATAAATGACATGGTTTTGTGTAAAGAcataataaatgaaataaaaaaaactgtttttttattatttatggaCAGTTGGGTGTTAATCATGAGCAGAATTTCAAGTTTGTGTTAAGACGGGCAACTGCAATACTTTAGGATTAAAATAATACCCACTAAGGTACTAAATATGATTTCTGTTATTTTTAGATCATTCATAGCTCAGACAATTCATAATTGGCTCTGGTTTAGAGGGGCAATCTCCcatgcccccccccccaaactCTGCCTATGGTATGTGTATCATGACAGTGCAGCTCATAATCGTTCATGTGATCCGATATATCTTCATCATCCTAGTCATAGACATTTTAAGGAGGAGCCTGTTTCTGTCGGCCCTAAAAcataatggggcggtttcctgtaGTTTAGATTAATCCTAGGCCGTTGTTATATTAGGAAATACatagtagtttttacaaacaaacattattttaaaaaaagtatactGGGGTGCATCTTCAGACAAAACAgtagcactgatatatgttaatatatgtcagtacaagatgTTTATAAATTATGGCAGCTCAAACAAAACTTTTTATTCTGGGATAaatcctgtctgggaaactgcctctATGTCCTCTTAAACGGACActccagtttaaaaaaaaatcctaattttccagctcctctagagttaaacattttatgtttactgttttggaatacatttagctgatctccgggtctggcggtaacacttttagcatagcttagcataatccattgaatctgattagaccagtagcatcgcgctcaaaaatgaccaaggagattaaatttttttcctatttaaaacttgactcttctgtagttacgttGTGTACcaagaccaacggaaaattaaaagttgcgattttctaggccgatatggctaggaattactctaattctggcgtaataatcaaggactttgctgccgtaacatggctgcagcaggcgtagtgatattacgcagcgcctgaaaatagtccccttggaaACTTCCAATAGCAGCTGACCATTTTCGGGcattgcgtaatatcattgcgcctcctgcagccatgttacggcagcaaagtcctcgattattatgctataataaaagtatagttcctaggcatatctgcctagaaaatcacaacttttgattttccatcggtcttagtacacaataactacagaagagtcaagttttaaataggaaaaatatcgagactctttggtcatttttgagtgcatgctaatggtctaatcagattcaatggattatgctaagctatgctaaaaggggTACCGCCAGACAatgagatcggctgaatggattccaaaacggtaaaaatcaggtgtttcactctaggggagctggaaaatgagcctatttttaaaaaagtggagtgtccctttaagtttaagcattttttttacataacattttatagatagaacattctgtgaaaatataaccataatattaactgagtaagatcatgtcaaagattgaaatcaatgtgaaatttaACTTTTGATGACTCCAGCATAAATTTCACACATATAGGGTTTCAAATGCTAACGAAAATCTCATGATGTGTTTTTGGGGTCCTTCTATTCatattaataaagtattatgtTGGTTCATATTGTGACGTTATCAATTAGTCAATGAATCAATCAACTGGACAATCAATCAAAAAGCATTCCTATACTATCATTGCTTGTCAGGGACATGATGGGTCGCTTATTACAGGCCTTTGGTGTGTCACCATACATCCTTTTCGGGGTCTAGTTTTCCTCCCCCTTTAACAAACCCCTCCCCCATTCTCCACTTTCACCCAATTACCTCCTCCCACCCTTCGCAGACTGCACCCCCGACCCGTCCCTTTTACGGAGTGCCATTATACTGCGGTGGGTGAAGGGTAGAGGGGGATAACAATGAATATAATGAAAGCATGCGGTTAGAAGCTTGTGAATGGCTCCATTCAGCAAAGCCAGCCAAACAGAAAAGCACCTCGGCTCTCCCAAACCCAGAAGTTTCACTTGGTACAACTGGGTCTTTATCTTCCACAATTGCACGCTAGAGAATACATACGAGCGTACGGACGAGAGCAGGCACACTTTCAACGTTATACAGACATATGTCAGTAAATGTGTGATAGACATCTGTGGCTTACTGTATTTTAAAGtccgatattaaatgtgttctcagtttgtgataccacagaaaaatgtgatatTAACCACCCAGACAAATATGAATGATAAGAACggcaaatacataaaataagttatcaaaatcttggaaaacCAGGCAGTAATCTCCGCTCTCAAATgctgggggcgtgtccgctGTCGGCGCCGAAACCACGCCCACACGCGGTAAAGCTGCAGTCTCTCTCAGCTTTTCAAATGACGATTTCcaatctttttttaatgaaagatGTGGAAATTTAATTCTCAGGCTTTAAACCTGAAGAAATTATCTTCCATTGTGAACGTAACGTATGTTTCTAGACTTGAATCtgataaataaatctaaatgtaaatttaaagagatttttttatataaacactCTCGTTCTTGGTTTTTGGAGTGTGTAACTTCTGTGACATCgcaaattagatttttaagCATGCTTTTATATTTTTCACTTGTATTCAAACATCGGATGCCATGACTCCCGGTGCATTCACATGGGACTCCAGCGTTAACGCTTCTCACTTACTTTGaatgggtgatgtcatgcgTAGCCAAACTGAATTTTGGATCCGTCGGTGGCACGTCACTGCGTTGCTCgcagcagaagttgaacatttctcaacttttcaactTTTCCGGTGACACGAGCGACAGTGACGAAAAGTCGCGTATAATTTGCAtgaagttaaacttttctcaatTTTGTCAGATGACTGGACACTCCCTATTtagtcgccaacggtcactgtcgctagggtggccattcgtgccagttccgccggacatgTCCCGaacaggatttcgggtgcgttTCTGGAAGTCGCTTTGCTCGACCGCATAgatcatcgaggttctcacatttcagttaaaatacattaggaaattaagatttatttcttttaagacaaacaatcattgtagttttattcttaccttgaaatgtaacggttgcttttctgaaattgaacccgaaatattaaaccttgatgacgtatgcggtcgaccaacgcgacttccagagaacgcacccgaaatcctgttcgggacgtgtccggcggaactgacACGAAAGGCCACCCTAACGACGCATTCACATGGGGCGTAAGTGTTGACGCTTCCTATTCACtattaatgggtgacgtcaagcattggcgaactgaattgtggatccgtctgcGCCGCGTCACTGCTGTTGTTCgcagcagaagttgaacatttttcaacttttcaagcggcaacgcaaGGTCcgccaatcagattgccttatgcaaataacctacgCAGActcagccaattacgtttatggaagaccggagcatgtgctgctgccactgtgattggctgttggtcatgcttcagacaagccttccgtcaagcattaacgctttcgccccgtgtgaatgcgccgtaacTGTCGCTGAAAGTCGCCAAGCTTCCATTTAAATCTATGAAATTGATGGGGCGTGTCCAGTCACACGTGAAAGCTGAGAAAAGTTGTACTTTATGCAAATAATGAGCGTCTTTAGGTCACTGGGCGACAGACAGCAAGAAAGTCACTGGTGGTCTGACTCTGAACAAGGCTTGATGCCCCATTCAGACCGCCAGCGATTAGCAGTAGCAGAGTGATCTGATCTCAttaatttcaatggaagcttgcgGACTTCCGGCGACAGGGACTGTTGGCGACTGAATGGGGCGTGTCAAGTCGCACgaaagttgagaaaagtttaactatgcaaattatgagcgacTTTTCAAGCACTGGGCGACAGACAGCGAGAAAGTCACTGGTGGTCTATACGAGGCTTGACGCCCCATTTAGACCGCCAACTTGGCCAACGATTAGCAGTTGCAGAGCAatgcgatctcattcatttcaatgaaaGCTTGGCGACTTCCGGCGCAACAAGCGAAAGTGGCCGTTGTCGACTGGATGGGTGTGTCTAGCAACGCAAGAAAGtgaagaaaagtttaactttatgcaaatcaTAAGTGATTTTCGGGAGTGACTACCAATGggagtggagttcacgtcatccttatctcatcagttactggagtggacgcagtggcggttctacacggaggccaagggtggcccgtgcctctgtagacatgtccctggccacccctgtggccaccccatgctgaccaaataaaaaaagtataaatttattttgattttacacgcgagcgccAAAAGCGGAACTCATGCGACGCAACGTTCTACACGGGCAAATTAGAGCAGCGCACCCAACAACTGTAGCCGCAATTCGGTCCCCCCTGGGCAATTCTGCCTCCCATAGGACCCCGATTGGTACCTAGCACTAATGCCTGCTCAAAAATGATTGCAATATCTCGTCTGCGTAAGCGGAATATTAATAAGAACAGTACAAATTGATCtacttattttaatataattaacaaataattgagTAACACTACAATAAGGTTAATTTGTTAACATAAGtttactacattagttaacatgaactaatgaaTTGCACTtctaaagcattttttttttttaaactttgttaatgttcattttaatatttattaatacattattcaaatattgttaacattagttaatgcactgcgaactaacatgaacaaactatggacagctgtatttttttaactgatgttaacaaaaattaacaaatacagtaacaaatgtACTGCTCAGTGGCTGGGTGTGTGGAAGGGGTTTTCAAGATACCTCCCTGAAATGACTTTTTGGAGGTTGGGATGTCTGCATCATACACAGCTCACCAACAGCATCAATGTATAAAAGCATGTCAGCACGGTGAAGAGGTTCAGTTTCACAAgactaaggggtggtttcccgaacagggattagactagtcctagattaaaataaatattagagctgtcaaaactgaaaacaacttgcagtgacatatcttaaaatacatcagtgccctttgttttgcctttaaaaagttatgttttcagtaaggcatgtttgttaaaactagttatattttctacTTAAACACTTCCTTTTAAATGCAGTTAGATATTAAATAAACTGATCTGAAATCAGGAAGTTTGCCTGTTGAACAAACCAACAAGGAAAGGTGGCACTAAAAAAGCTCCATGATAAAAACCTTTAGGTTTGGACTGGCAAATACCGATTGCAATAGGATTTCCTTCACTCCCACACAAAACTCCACAAGAAGtttataaacatacagtacagtgttGTCATTTGAATTGGTTGTGCACTTGCTCAAATATTACGCCCTAGTTATTTGAGTTAAGTGCTCATTGTAAATATGTATTCATtcaattatttgtattttttattgtcggctgatttttttgtcttaatccATCCCTGTTTAtagacaacacacacacaaacagaactTCCAGATTTTTTTTCCAAGCATGTATTCTGGTCTTTATACCAAAGCGGTGTTCGGTGTCTTGTTAATGtcaatttagttttaacctaAAAAAAGTGTTGATTTAATGCTACCagcaaatacacattttaccaTCACTGCCATGAAACAGAGCTGTTTACATCACAAAAGTTTTGCTTCCACCTCCAAACTAGCAGCATGTTCAGCATTAtagactgaaaaataaaaaggttttttttattatacagaaaatgcaaagcagtaatatattactttcttaataaataaagaaattaagttaaaaaaaatcaacattttaTGGATCTCTTTTATAAATGACACATACAGGCACATCTCATCAGATCTTGACTTATCTTATTTCAGTATCATTTTACTCCACTGCAGTTACATAAGAACAgaaaaaaaactcttaaattCGATCAGTTAATAAAGATCTGTGAGATTAAACATTACTGGCAGATATGTCTGGATCAGATTAGGGTCGGTCAGTGGTCTTCCAGGAGACAGATTGGATATCGCTGACATAAGCATGCATGTTTGGTCTTATTAAGTGTGGTTACTTTATGATAAATCAGCAAACGCTGAAGATCAGCACTTTTCAATGTTAAATGAAATAAACTGATCTGAATTTGGTGCATGGATTAATTTCCAGCTTTATCTTCCTGGTCGGAGACCCTTGACTCTGTATCTAAAGCAGAAGATGTCTTCACTGTGCTTCACACATCGCTGGACTGAACAGTGACTACAATGAGCATCTTTTGGTTCATAACTACACTGCTACTGCTGCTCTCCTGCACCCCAGGTAATCAGACTACACTAATAACAGTTTCTCATAACcgtttaaatagtttaaaaagtcttaaaataggAGGAAATAACGGTAAGGAGTCCATTCCACACAGCCGCCCACATGGTCTACCTTCgtgacaaacaaacacacacagcatGTGGTGGATTTTTGATAAGGAAGATTTTGGGTTCGACGGCTACCCACTGAAAAAAAGAGTGAGTAAAATAAACTATCAGTGACATCAAAACACAAACTTTGCTTCTTATACTTCACTATAACGAATTATAAAAGCTAagttaaaaatttaaaactaaatttttcTATTAGAAGAACAAGGTCATTGAAAATGTGGTATTGATCAAATTAACACTATAACCAATGCATCTGCACTCAAAaagttggatttacttaaaaaaaaatcgtcAAGTGGGTTCCACATAGCTTTGTTAAGTAatgtcaacaaataaaatgtaagttgtatttactaataaagtttgtgtaaaattgacaatttaaatgttgcatttactaaagaaatccta
Coding sequences within it:
- the lcn15 gene encoding lipocalin-15 isoform X2 → MILVLAIFCCMLFRTHGFNTQHPIEPQSDFDLVKFAGEWYRVGLADESTFFAMFKSQLMVSKGSLKPDANGNANLTMWTMRPYGCSISVYTYEKTDVPGAFTYFSNRHKIIKDITVVETNYTDYSLVLKYKGMDKEYTQLALYGRSATPTPEVIEKFRSFALTLGFSEESIVTPGAIDPCPMESRATAEFREEKSAQTTNQSIFGTENLSKV
- the lcn15 gene encoding lipocalin-15 isoform X1; this translates as MILVLAIFCCMLFRTHGFNTQHPIEPQSDFDLVKFAGEWYRVGLADESTFFAMFKSQLMVSKGSLKPDANGNANLTMWTMRPYGCSISVYTYEKTDVPGAFTYFSNRHKIIKDITVVETNYTDYSLVLKYKGMDKEYTQLALYGRSATPTPEVIEKFRSFALTLGFSEESIVTPGAIDPCPMESSQLRTFGYIYSVLLHIWGAVFVITQTIIEEMQLYNISSVTQIAPQS